One genomic window of Bos taurus isolate L1 Dominette 01449 registration number 42190680 breed Hereford chromosome Y, ARS-UCD2.0, whole genome shotgun sequence includes the following:
- the LOC132344584 gene encoding testis-specific Y-encoded protein 1-like, translating to MSRPFASAPARGHRQGQEERERRSEEGGSVPGPRTFQVVSPVVTPGQEATLFRVEAVEEGEALVDGDVAGIGREFQLLAEDIVEEVEVVADEEQEQRPSQELEEKTVEEQGQERPGGPCERQELDALQALAALQVELSSEREQNRRAYVQFMRKNHQRRKRHLARRSAIIQGIPGFWAKAIMSHPQVSVLISDQDQDFLGYMMDLKVQVRSHPPSRCKLIFSFRDNPYFLNSVIIKEYYLDITGYRARRSTPVHWFWDFERGAPSRRLDTRSLNFLNWLSGHNCPESNRIAEIISEDVWDDPLKYYLREEGSSVRDN from the exons atgtcgcgtcccttcgcctctgccccagctcggggtcaccgccaaggccaagaggaacgtgagaggcggtcagaggaaggcgggagcgtcccgggaccccgcaccttccaagttgtgagcccag ttgtcacgccaggccaagaggccaccctcttcagggtggaggcggtggaggagggcgaggccctggtggacggagacgtggcggggatcgggcgggagttccagctgcttgcggaagacatcgtggaggaggtggaggttgtggcggatgaggagcaggaacagcggccctcccaggagctagaggagaagacggtggaggagcagggccaggaaaggcccggaggcccttgtgagcgccaggagctggatgccctgcaggcactggccgccctgcaggtagaactgagctctgagcgtgagcaaaaccgcagggcttacgttcagttcatgcgcaagaaccatcagaggaggaagcgtcacttggctcggaggagcgccatcatccagggcatccctggcttctgggccaaagct attatgagccaccctcaagtctccgtcctgatcagcgaccaagatcaagactttctcggctacatgatggacttgaag gtgcaggtgcggagccatccgccgtcccgctgcaagctgatcttttcctttcgggacaacccctacttcttgaactcggtgatcattaaggagtattaccttgacatcactg ggtacagggcacgtcgatccactccagtccactggttctgggactttgaacggggagcccccagccgcaggctggacaccaggagccttaactttctcaactggctgtcaggccacaactgcccagaatcgaacaggattgctgag atcatcagcgaagacgtatgggacgatcccctgaagtactacctcagggaggaaggttcgtccgtgagagacaactga
- the LOC132344585 gene encoding testis-specific Y-encoded protein 1, translating to MSRPFASAPARGHRQGQEERERRSEEGGSVPGPRTFQVVSPVVTPGQEATLFRVEAVEEGEALVDGDVAGIGREFQLLAEDIVEEVEVVADEEQEQRPSQELEEKTVEEQGQERPGGPCERQELDALQALAALQVELSSEREQNRRAYVQFMRKNHQRRKRHLARRSAIIQGIPGFWAKAIMSHPQVSVLISDQDQDFLGYMMDLKVQVRSHPPSRCKLIFSFRDNPYFLNSVIIKEYYLDITGYRARRSTPVHWFWDFERGAPSRRLDTRSLNFLNWLSGHNGPESNRIAEIISEDVWDDPLKYYLREEGSSVRDN from the exons atgtcgcgtcccttcgcctctgccccagctcggggtcaccgccaaggccaagaggaacgtgagaggcggtcagaggaaggcgggagcgtcccgggaccccgcaccttccaagttgtgagcccag ttgtcacgccaggccaagaggccaccctcttcagggtggaggcggtggaggagggcgaggccctggtggacggagacgtggcggggatcgggcgggagttccagctgcttgcggaagacatcgtggaggaggtggaggttgtggcggatgaggagcaggaacagcggccctcccaggagctagaggagaagacggtggaggagcagggccaggaaaggcccggaggcccttgtgagcgccaggagctggatgccctgcaggcactggccgccctgcaggtagaactgagctctgagcgtgagcaaaaccgcagggcttacgttcagttcatgcgcaagaaccatcagaggaggaagcgtcacttggctcggaggagcgccatcatccagggcatccctggcttctgggccaaagct attatgagccaccctcaagtctccgtcctgatcagcgaccaagatcaagactttctcggctacatgatggacttgaag gtgcaggtgcggagccatccgccgtcccgctgcaagctgatcttttcctttcgggacaacccctacttcttgaactcggtgatcattaaggagtattaccttgacatcactg ggtacagggcacgtcgatccactccagtccactggttctgggactttgaacggggagcccccagccgcaggctggacaccaggagccttaactttctcaactggctgtcaggccacaacggcccagaatcgaacaggattgctgag atcatcagcgaagacgtgtgggacgatcccctgaagtactacctcagggaggaaggttcgtccgtgagagacaactga
- the LOC132344586 gene encoding testis-specific Y-encoded protein 1-like, protein MSRPFASAPARGHRQGQEERERRSEEGGSVPGPRTFQAVSPVVTPGQEATLFRVEAVEEGEALVDGDVAGIGREFQLLAEDIVEEVEVVADEEQEQRPSQELEEKTVEEQGQERPGGPCERQELDALQALAALQVELSSEREQNRRAYVQFMRKNHQRRKRHLARRSTIIQGIPGFWAKAIMSHPQVSVLISDQDQDFLGYMMDLKVQVRSHPPSRCKLIFSFRDNPYFLNSVIIKEYYLDITGYRARRSTPVHWFWDFGRGAPSRRLDTRSLNFLNWLSGHNGPESNRIAEIISEDVWDDPLKYYLREEGSSMRDN, encoded by the exons atgtcgcgtcccttcgcctctgccccagctcggggtcaccgccaaggccaagaggaacgtgagaggcggtcagaggaaggcgggagcgtcccgggaccccgcaccttccaagctgtgagcccag ttgtcacgccaggccaagaggccaccctcttcagggtggaggcggtggaggagggcgaggccctggtggacggagacgtggcggggatcgggcgggagttccagctgcttgcggaagacatcgtggaggaggtggaggttgtggcggatgaggagcaggaacagcggccctcccaggagctagaggagaagacggtggaggagcagggccaggaaaggcccggaggcccttgtgagcgccaggagctggatgccctgcaggcactggccgccctgcaggtagaactgagctctgagcgtgagcaaaaccgcagggcttacgttcagttcatgcgcaagaaccatcagaggaggaagcgtcacttggctcggaggagcaccatcatccagggcatccctggcttctgggccaaagct attatgagccaccctcaagtctccgtcctgatcagcgaccaagatcaagactttctcggctacatgatggacttgaag gtgcaggtgcggagccatccgccgtcccgctgcaagctgatcttttcctttcgggacaacccctacttcttgaactcggtgatcattaaggagtattaccttgacatcactg ggtacagggcacgtcgatccactccagtccactggttctgggactttggacggggagcccccagccgcaggctggacaccaggagccttaactttctcaactggctgtcaggccacaacggcccagaatcgaacaggattgctgag atcatcagcgaagacgtgtgggacgatcccctgaagtactacctcagggaggaaggttcgtccatgagagacaactga